From Streptomyces sp. CMB-StM0423, a single genomic window includes:
- a CDS encoding HD domain-containing protein gives MSESVRRARHRTPPEVRVAVGAAGAATAAGFCWTLAHGLAQPEAALAFGLLIVLGEVAGDHRAGAPARIPAPLATAGALGYALLCIPADAAGGAVLEIAAVSFTATVVGAVPHVARGRAPTAEHLVRRVLGTAFAAACCRPLCAGAPGEGDGGPVAGLAVGPGYVLALLGVLALTALCDAVLAACLARARTGWPYGPLLRDELRALPGVGSAMCATGVVIALAAQVAGPWALPVLSLPLLLTQVSLRRYAAVRRTYRQTIASLARATEMAGYHSQGHARRVAALSRAIGRVRGLSERELDVLEQAALMHDLGKLSLADPVPPGGDGTLPPGAESLADRRRIALLGGAVVRQTGVAAEVAVVVERQAEPYRDQPVAARIVRVAAAYDLLVTGNAKGEGAVAAGPLAALERLRLAARAEYDPVVVDALREVLASGACAN, from the coding sequence GTGAGTGAATCGGTTCGCCGCGCCCGCCACCGGACTCCGCCCGAGGTGCGCGTGGCGGTCGGGGCCGCCGGGGCGGCGACCGCGGCCGGGTTCTGCTGGACGCTCGCGCACGGTCTCGCCCAGCCCGAGGCCGCGCTCGCCTTCGGCCTCCTCATCGTGCTCGGCGAGGTGGCGGGCGACCACCGCGCGGGCGCCCCCGCGCGCATCCCCGCGCCGTTGGCGACCGCCGGCGCCCTCGGGTACGCGCTGCTCTGCATCCCCGCGGACGCGGCGGGGGGAGCGGTCCTGGAGATCGCCGCCGTGTCCTTCACCGCCACCGTCGTCGGCGCCGTCCCGCACGTCGCCCGGGGCCGCGCCCCCACCGCCGAGCACCTGGTACGCCGGGTCCTCGGCACCGCCTTCGCGGCCGCCTGCTGCCGCCCCCTGTGCGCCGGCGCCCCCGGCGAGGGCGACGGCGGCCCCGTCGCGGGCCTCGCCGTGGGCCCCGGCTACGTACTGGCGCTGCTCGGCGTCCTCGCCCTGACCGCGCTCTGCGACGCCGTGCTCGCCGCCTGCCTCGCCCGGGCCCGCACCGGCTGGCCGTACGGCCCCCTGCTCCGCGACGAGCTGCGCGCGCTGCCCGGCGTCGGCTCCGCGATGTGCGCGACCGGCGTCGTCATCGCGCTGGCCGCGCAGGTGGCCGGGCCGTGGGCGCTGCCCGTGCTGAGCCTGCCGCTGCTGCTCACCCAGGTCTCGCTCCGCCGCTACGCCGCGGTACGCCGCACGTACCGCCAGACCATCGCCTCCCTGGCCCGCGCGACCGAGATGGCCGGCTACCACAGCCAGGGCCACGCCCGCCGTGTCGCCGCCCTGAGCCGGGCGATCGGCCGGGTGCGGGGGCTCTCCGAGCGGGAGCTGGACGTGCTGGAGCAGGCCGCGCTCATGCACGACCTCGGCAAGCTGTCCCTGGCCGACCCCGTGCCGCCCGGCGGCGACGGGACGCTGCCGCCCGGCGCCGAGAGCCTCGCCGATCGGCGGCGCATCGCCCTGCTCGGCGGCGCGGTGGTGCGGCAGACCGGGGTGGCCGCCGAGGTCGCCGTCGTCGTGGAGCGGCAGGCGGAGCCGTACCGTGACCAGCCGGTCGCGGCCCGTATCGTCCGCGTGGCGGCCGCATACGACCTGCTGGTGACGGGGAACGCGAAGGGTGAGGGCGCGGTCGCCGCCGGGCCGCTGGCGGCCCTGGAGCGGCTGCGGCTGGCGGCTCGCGCCGAGTACGACCCGGTGGTGGTGGACGCGCTGCGGGAGGTGCTGGCGAGTGGCGCGTGCGCGAACTGA
- a CDS encoding aldo/keto reductase: protein MRYRFMGNTGLRVSELCMGTMTFGREADEKTSHAILDMFAEAGGNFIDTADIYAGGDSESITGRWLAGRDREDFVVASKVRYATGDGPNDRGLGRKHILAGIDASLRRLGTDYLDLYQIHAWDPATPLEETLATLDTLVTGGKVRHIGASNVTGWQLQKAIDLSRAHGWEPFTCLQPLYNLLDRSTEWELLDVCRNEGLGVIPWSPLRGGWLAGSIRRGTDAPAAGSRVETAERMGWSESWSAYAGEERTWRTLDALHAVAGETGRPAAQVAVNWLLRRPGVTAPIIGARTTEQLTTTLPSSDWELTPEQTARLGEASALPRPYPYSVIATDPGDR, encoded by the coding sequence GTGCGCTACCGCTTCATGGGCAACACCGGGCTCCGCGTCAGCGAGCTCTGCATGGGCACGATGACCTTCGGCCGGGAGGCCGACGAGAAGACCAGCCACGCGATCCTCGACATGTTCGCCGAGGCGGGCGGCAACTTCATCGACACCGCCGACATCTACGCCGGCGGCGACTCCGAGTCGATCACGGGACGCTGGCTCGCGGGCCGCGACCGCGAGGACTTCGTGGTCGCGAGCAAGGTCCGCTACGCCACCGGAGACGGGCCCAACGACCGCGGCCTGGGCCGCAAGCACATCCTCGCCGGCATCGACGCCAGCCTGCGCCGGCTCGGCACCGACTACCTCGACCTGTACCAGATCCACGCCTGGGACCCGGCCACGCCGCTGGAGGAGACCCTGGCCACGCTGGACACCCTGGTCACCGGCGGCAAGGTGCGCCACATCGGCGCCAGCAACGTCACCGGCTGGCAGTTGCAGAAGGCGATCGACCTCAGCAGGGCGCACGGCTGGGAGCCCTTCACCTGCCTCCAGCCGCTGTACAACCTGCTGGACCGCTCGACCGAGTGGGAGCTGCTCGACGTCTGCCGCAACGAGGGCCTGGGCGTCATCCCGTGGAGCCCGCTGCGCGGCGGCTGGCTCGCCGGGTCGATCCGGCGCGGCACCGACGCGCCCGCCGCGGGCAGCCGGGTGGAGACCGCGGAGCGGATGGGCTGGAGCGAGTCGTGGAGCGCGTACGCGGGTGAGGAGCGCACCTGGCGGACGCTGGACGCGCTGCACGCCGTGGCCGGGGAGACCGGCCGCCCCGCCGCCCAGGTCGCCGTCAACTGGCTGCTGCGGCGCCCCGGCGTCACCGCCCCCATCATCGGCGCCCGCACCACCGAGCAGCTCACCACGACGCTGCCGTCCTCCGACTGGGAGCTGACGCCGGAGCAGACCGCCCGTCTCGGCGAGGCGAGCGCGCTGCCGCGGCCGTACCCGTACAGCGTGATCGCCACCGACCCCGGGGACCGCTGA
- a CDS encoding D-Ala-D-Ala carboxypeptidase family metallohydrolase — protein MLRRTVRLILSIVMIAAAGVVGTIATAGTAQADSCYTFNRTLSEGMSGADVTQLQIRVAGHVTSGEILAVDGNFGPRTKAAVAKFQSAYGLASDGVAGPNTFSKIYSLQDADCTPIHFTYAELNKCNSTWSGGAVSAATAKENAKRTMWKLEAMRHALGDVSINISSGFRSTSCNSAVGGASNSQHLYGTAADLVGSPSFCRLAQQARTHGFGGILGPGYPGHNDHTHVDGRSSRYWSAPSCGI, from the coding sequence ATGCTCAGACGTACGGTCAGACTCATCCTCAGCATCGTCATGATCGCGGCGGCGGGTGTCGTCGGTACGATCGCGACCGCCGGCACCGCGCAGGCGGACTCGTGCTACACCTTCAACCGGACGCTCTCGGAAGGGATGTCCGGTGCGGATGTCACCCAACTGCAGATCCGGGTGGCCGGGCATGTGACGTCCGGCGAAATCCTCGCCGTCGACGGCAACTTCGGCCCGCGCACCAAGGCCGCGGTCGCCAAGTTCCAGAGCGCGTACGGGCTTGCCTCGGACGGCGTTGCGGGACCCAACACGTTCAGCAAGATCTACAGCTTGCAGGACGCCGACTGCACCCCGATTCACTTCACCTACGCCGAGCTGAACAAGTGCAACTCCACCTGGAGCGGCGGCGCGGTATCCGCGGCGACGGCCAAGGAGAACGCCAAGCGCACCATGTGGAAGCTGGAGGCGATGCGGCACGCGCTGGGCGACGTGTCGATCAACATCAGCAGCGGCTTCCGCTCCACCTCGTGCAACAGCGCGGTCGGCGGTGCCTCCAACAGCCAGCATCTGTACGGCACGGCCGCCGACCTCGTCGGCTCCCCGTCGTTCTGCCGGCTGGCCCAGCAGGCGCGTACCCACGGCTTCGGCGGGATCCTCGGTCCCGGCTACCCGGGCCACAACGACCACACGCACGTGGACGGCCGGTCCTCGCGCTACTGGTCCGCTCCCTCCTGCGGCATCTGA
- a CDS encoding ribonucleotide-diphosphate reductase subunit beta, translating to MPVTTATGAKNLLDPGFELTLRPMRYPDFYERYRDAIKNTWTVEEVDLHSDVSDLAKLSPGEQHLIGRLVAFFATGDSIVANNLVLTLYKHINSPEARLYLSRQLFEEAVHVQFYLTLLDTYLPDPDERVAAFAAVENIPSIREKAQFCFRWMDSVENIDRLETREDRRRFLLNLICFAACIEGLFFYGAFAYVYWLRSRGLLHGLATGTNWVFRDESMHMDFAFSVVDTVRAEEPGLFDEELGRQVRDMLDEAVRAELQFARDLCGDGLPGMNTDSMRAYLECVADQRLVRLGFAPVYGSQNPFAFMELQDVQELTNFFERRPSAYQVAVEGSVGFDDEF from the coding sequence ATGCCAGTGACCACCGCCACCGGAGCCAAGAACCTGCTCGACCCCGGCTTCGAGCTGACCCTGCGCCCCATGCGCTACCCGGACTTCTACGAGCGCTACCGGGACGCGATCAAGAACACCTGGACCGTCGAGGAGGTCGACCTCCACTCCGACGTCTCCGACCTCGCCAAGCTCTCGCCGGGCGAGCAGCACCTCATCGGCCGGCTGGTGGCGTTCTTCGCCACCGGCGACTCGATCGTGGCGAACAACCTGGTGCTCACGCTCTACAAGCACATCAACTCGCCGGAGGCCCGCCTCTACCTCTCCCGCCAGCTCTTCGAGGAGGCCGTGCACGTCCAGTTCTATCTGACGCTGCTCGACACCTACCTCCCCGACCCGGACGAGCGGGTGGCGGCGTTCGCCGCCGTCGAGAACATCCCGTCGATCCGCGAGAAGGCGCAGTTCTGCTTCCGCTGGATGGACTCCGTGGAGAACATCGACCGGCTGGAGACCAGGGAGGACCGCCGCCGCTTCCTGCTCAACCTCATCTGCTTCGCCGCCTGCATCGAGGGCCTGTTCTTCTACGGCGCGTTCGCCTACGTCTACTGGCTGCGCTCCCGCGGCCTGCTGCACGGGCTCGCGACGGGCACGAACTGGGTGTTCCGCGACGAGAGCATGCACATGGACTTCGCGTTCTCCGTGGTCGACACGGTCCGCGCGGAGGAGCCGGGCCTCTTCGACGAGGAGCTGGGGCGGCAGGTGCGCGACATGCTCGACGAGGCGGTGCGGGCGGAGCTGCAGTTCGCGCGGGACCTGTGCGGCGACGGCCTGCCGGGGATGAACACCGACTCGATGCGCGCGTATCTGGAGTGCGTGGCGGACCAGCGGCTGGTCCGGCTGGGCTTCGCGCCGGTGTACGGGTCGCAGAACCCGTTCGCGTTCATGGAGTTGCAGGACGTGCAGGAGCTGACGAACTTCTTCGAGCGCCGCCCGTCCGCGTACCAGGTGGCGGTGGAGGGCTCGGTCGGGTTCGACGACGAGTTCTGA
- the rsrA gene encoding mycothiol system anti-sigma-R factor produces MSCGESHETDCSEVLDHLYEYLDKEMPEGDCAKFQVHFDECSPCLEKYGLEQAVKKLVKRCCGQDDVPADLRAKVMGRIDTIRSGDEVPEQPVLDAGDEGRPTSLEGANPPAS; encoded by the coding sequence ATGAGCTGCGGCGAGTCGCATGAGACGGATTGCTCAGAGGTCCTCGACCACCTCTACGAGTATCTCGACAAGGAGATGCCCGAAGGCGACTGCGCGAAGTTCCAGGTCCACTTCGACGAATGCAGCCCCTGTCTGGAGAAGTACGGCCTGGAGCAGGCCGTGAAGAAGCTCGTCAAGCGCTGCTGCGGGCAGGACGACGTACCTGCGGATCTGCGCGCGAAGGTGATGGGCCGGATCGACACCATCAGGTCCGGCGACGAGGTACCGGAGCAGCCGGTGCTCGACGCCGGGGACGAGGGCCGTCCCACGTCACTCGAAGGTGCGAATCCACCCGCCTCGTAG
- a CDS encoding HD-GYP domain-containing protein — translation MAQVCAAGRGCLLCALLATAACAAPALRPGAATPWAALALLAAVYAAGEILWRVPPLAGRVPDGIGAFFPVLLAGAFLLPPSAAALVPLPGALTARISEQPAAPRRLWRAAELALAGWAAAYAAGRMPGDARLGEAGFPELLPAALAAVAAFWAVLTCLAALMTAAAERRSPRAALAGAPAAAGTYLVHGLAGLMMAMLWHSPHGPASGLLVLLPMAISCWAFAQANRERAAHQATIRALVQAVDIKDRYTRGHSERVGRASVLIARELGMDERRQEVLRFAGILHDVGKLGVPTRILCKDGPLTPEERRIIELHPEYGHEIVRGIGFLEEVRSAILHHHERMDGGGYPYGLTGERIPEYARVVAVADAFDAMTSTRSYRRAREVPAALAELRRCAGAQFDPRMVRALAGAIERRGWHAEVTADEPAAVPAPLRGGAGERRADGAAGGTADVVRSGGAP, via the coding sequence GTGGCGCAGGTCTGTGCGGCCGGGCGCGGCTGTCTGCTGTGCGCACTGCTCGCCACCGCGGCGTGCGCCGCTCCCGCGCTGCGGCCCGGGGCCGCCACCCCCTGGGCGGCGCTGGCCCTGCTGGCCGCCGTCTACGCGGCCGGTGAAATCCTCTGGCGCGTCCCGCCGCTGGCGGGACGGGTGCCCGACGGTATCGGCGCGTTCTTCCCCGTCCTCCTAGCAGGAGCGTTTCTGCTGCCGCCCTCCGCGGCGGCCCTCGTCCCCCTTCCGGGCGCGCTGACCGCCCGGATCTCCGAACAGCCCGCCGCCCCGCGGCGGCTGTGGCGGGCCGCGGAACTGGCGCTCGCCGGCTGGGCTGCCGCGTACGCCGCCGGGCGCATGCCCGGGGACGCCAGGCTCGGCGAGGCCGGGTTCCCCGAGCTCCTGCCCGCCGCGCTCGCCGCGGTCGCGGCCTTCTGGGCCGTACTCACCTGCCTGGCCGCCCTGATGACGGCCGCCGCCGAGCGCCGCTCCCCGCGCGCGGCCCTCGCGGGCGCGCCCGCGGCGGCGGGCACGTACCTCGTGCACGGGCTCGCCGGGCTGATGATGGCGATGCTCTGGCACAGTCCGCACGGACCCGCCAGCGGGCTGCTCGTCCTGCTGCCGATGGCCATCTCCTGCTGGGCGTTCGCCCAGGCCAACCGCGAACGCGCGGCGCACCAGGCGACGATCCGCGCGCTGGTGCAGGCCGTCGACATCAAGGACCGCTACACCCGCGGGCACAGCGAGCGGGTCGGCCGCGCGTCGGTGCTCATCGCGCGCGAGCTGGGCATGGACGAGCGGCGGCAGGAGGTCCTGCGGTTCGCCGGGATCCTGCACGACGTGGGCAAGCTCGGCGTGCCGACGCGCATCCTGTGCAAGGACGGGCCGCTGACGCCGGAGGAGCGGCGGATCATCGAGCTGCACCCGGAGTACGGGCACGAGATCGTCCGCGGCATCGGCTTCCTGGAGGAGGTGCGCTCGGCGATCCTCCACCACCACGAGCGGATGGACGGCGGCGGTTACCCGTACGGGCTCACCGGCGAGCGGATTCCGGAATACGCCCGGGTGGTGGCGGTCGCCGACGCCTTCGACGCCATGACGTCGACCCGTTCCTACCGCCGCGCGCGCGAGGTGCCCGCGGCGCTGGCGGAGCTGCGGCGGTGCGCGGGGGCGCAGTTCGACCCCCGGATGGTGCGCGCGCTGGCCGGCGCGATCGAGCGCCGCGGCTGGCATGCCGAGGTCACCGCGGATGAGCCGGCCGCGGTCCCCGCGCCGCTGCGCGGCGGGGCCGGGGAGCGGCGCGCGGACGGCGCGGCGGGCGGTACGGCGGACGTCGTACGCAGCGGTGGCGCCCCGTGA
- the def gene encoding peptide deformylase has protein sequence MTQQAEQQQAGREAESPDVFIDDVTDAEARERAARERGTARPITVVGNPVLHRECRDVTEFDDALRRLVDDMFASQRAAEGVGLAANQIGVDLKVFVYDCPDDDGVRHVGAVCNPVLEELPADRRQLDDGNEGCLSVPGAYMSLARPDYAVVSGRDLDGNPLRVAGTGYFARCLQHETDHLYGRLYIDRLSKRERKDVMEQMAENTPRYETVPND, from the coding sequence ATGACGCAGCAGGCGGAGCAGCAGCAGGCGGGGCGGGAAGCGGAGTCGCCGGACGTGTTCATCGACGACGTGACGGACGCGGAGGCGCGTGAGCGGGCGGCCCGCGAGCGGGGCACGGCCCGGCCGATCACGGTGGTCGGCAATCCGGTGCTGCACCGCGAGTGCCGGGACGTGACGGAGTTCGACGACGCGCTGCGGCGGCTCGTGGACGACATGTTCGCCAGCCAGCGGGCGGCGGAGGGCGTGGGACTCGCGGCCAACCAGATCGGCGTGGACCTCAAGGTCTTCGTCTACGACTGCCCGGACGACGACGGCGTACGGCACGTGGGCGCCGTGTGCAACCCCGTGCTGGAGGAGCTGCCCGCCGACCGCCGGCAGCTCGACGACGGCAACGAGGGCTGCCTGTCCGTCCCCGGCGCGTACATGTCGCTGGCCCGCCCCGACTACGCGGTGGTGAGCGGCCGGGACCTCGACGGCAACCCCCTCCGGGTGGCCGGCACGGGCTACTTCGCCCGCTGCCTGCAGCACGAGACCGACCACCTCTACGGGCGGCTCTACATCGACCGGCTCTCCAAGCGCGAGCGCAAGGACGTCATGGAGCAGATGGCCGAGAACACCCCGCGGTACGAGACCGTCCCCAACGACTGA
- a CDS encoding tetratricopeptide repeat protein yields MRIFGRTRHRPSASWRQATDRAFTLIGDGRYDDAGALLTRAAGLEPWLSESWFNLALLHKFRHDWEQARAAGLRAVALLDRETGAPDWWNVGIAATALQDWPLARRAWQAYGLSVPGGAAHQGATDPPEDMELGSAAVRLSPEGEAEVVWGRRLDPARIEVQSIPLPSSGRRWGEVVLHDGVPHGERATLAGPSYPVFDEIELWAPSPVPTWVVLLEAATEADRDAVELLAAEAGYAAEDWSSSVRLLCRTCSESCMPSAEGSLQATLDPHDHSEPGQPGPLVHRTEDGLWVPERECGIAAPASLVRGLLESWAADSPDTRDWRDLEEVV; encoded by the coding sequence GTGAGGATCTTCGGCAGAACACGGCATCGGCCCTCCGCCTCGTGGCGGCAGGCGACCGACCGCGCGTTCACGTTGATCGGCGACGGCCGGTACGACGACGCGGGCGCGCTGCTCACCCGTGCCGCGGGCCTGGAGCCCTGGCTGTCGGAGTCGTGGTTCAACCTTGCGCTGCTGCACAAGTTCCGGCACGACTGGGAGCAGGCGCGCGCCGCGGGCCTGCGGGCTGTCGCGCTGCTCGACCGCGAGACCGGCGCGCCCGACTGGTGGAACGTCGGCATCGCCGCCACCGCGCTCCAGGACTGGCCGCTGGCGCGGCGGGCCTGGCAGGCGTACGGGCTGAGCGTGCCCGGCGGCGCCGCGCACCAGGGGGCCACCGACCCGCCGGAGGACATGGAGCTGGGCAGCGCCGCGGTGCGGCTGTCGCCCGAGGGCGAGGCGGAGGTCGTCTGGGGCCGCCGTCTCGACCCGGCGCGGATCGAGGTGCAGAGCATCCCGCTGCCGTCGTCGGGGCGGCGCTGGGGCGAGGTCGTGCTGCACGACGGGGTGCCGCACGGCGAGCGGGCCACGCTGGCGGGGCCCTCGTACCCGGTCTTCGACGAGATAGAGCTCTGGGCGCCCTCGCCGGTGCCGACGTGGGTGGTGCTGCTGGAGGCGGCCACCGAGGCGGACCGGGACGCCGTCGAGCTGCTGGCGGCCGAGGCGGGGTACGCGGCCGAGGACTGGTCGTCGTCGGTGCGGCTGCTCTGCCGTACCTGCTCGGAGAGCTGCATGCCCAGCGCCGAGGGCTCGCTGCAGGCGACCCTCGACCCGCACGACCACAGCGAGCCCGGCCAGCCGGGGCCGCTGGTGCACCGCACCGAGGACGGGCTGTGGGTGCCGGAGCGGGAGTGCGGGATAGCCGCGCCCGCGTCGCTGGTACGCGGGCTGCTGGAGAGCTGGGCGGCGGACAGCCCGGACACCCGGGACTGGCGGGATCTGGAGGAAGTCGTCTGA
- a CDS encoding YbdD/YjiX family protein, with protein MTGAAALATAGRKVWWYVREVIGDTAYERYVEHLRGHDPDAKVPTRREFERMRTDAGDDPRKGFRCC; from the coding sequence ATGACCGGGGCGGCGGCGCTGGCTACGGCTGGGCGCAAGGTCTGGTGGTACGTCCGCGAGGTGATCGGCGACACGGCGTACGAGCGCTACGTCGAGCACCTGCGCGGGCACGACCCCGACGCGAAGGTGCCCACCCGGCGCGAGTTCGAGCGGATGCGCACGGACGCGGGCGACGACCCGCGCAAGGGCTTCCGCTGCTGCTGA
- a CDS encoding GNAT family N-acetyltransferase, whose product MDFTVRPVRPEEYERAGELVAEAYLADGLLTFGEDDEYVHELRDVRRRAAAERAEVLVAVEGDARAVGGEVLGSVTFVTAGSPFAELSGPGEGEFRMLAVAREARGRGVGEALVRACLDRSRELGADRVVLSSTPEMATAHRLYERLGFVRTPARDWLPLPDLPLWAFVADL is encoded by the coding sequence ATGGACTTCACGGTGCGGCCGGTGCGGCCGGAGGAGTACGAGCGGGCGGGCGAGCTGGTCGCCGAGGCGTATCTGGCGGACGGGCTGCTGACGTTCGGCGAGGACGACGAGTATGTGCACGAGCTGCGGGACGTGCGCCGCCGGGCGGCGGCGGAGCGCGCCGAGGTGCTGGTCGCGGTCGAAGGGGATGCCCGCGCGGTCGGCGGGGAGGTGCTGGGCAGTGTGACGTTCGTGACGGCGGGGTCGCCGTTCGCGGAGCTGAGCGGGCCGGGCGAGGGCGAGTTCCGGATGCTGGCGGTGGCCCGGGAGGCGCGCGGCCGCGGCGTGGGCGAGGCGCTCGTACGGGCCTGTCTGGACCGCTCCCGGGAGCTGGGCGCGGACCGGGTGGTGCTGTCCAGCACCCCGGAGATGGCCACGGCCCACCGGCTGTACGAGCGGCTGGGGTTCGTCCGCACCCCGGCGCGGGACTGGCTGCCGCTGCCGGATCTGCCGCTCTGGGCCTTCGTCGCGGACCTCTGA
- a CDS encoding carbon starvation CstA family protein — MTVQAPPDVPKKPRPEPKSVILWTAVALVGAVGWTMLALSRGEEVSAAWMVAAALGSYAIGYRFYSKFIAYRVLKADKNRATPAERLDNGIDFQPTDRRVLLGHHFAAISGAGPLVGPVLAAQMGFLPGTIWIVAGVIFAGAVQDMVVLFFSTRRNGRSLGQMAREEIGPVGGAAALLAVFAIMIILLAVLALVIVNALAESPWGTFSIGMTIPIALFMGFYLRMIRPGRVAEVSLIGIALLLLALVAGRWVAESSLADTFTLSKESLVIWMVIYAFIASVLPVWMLLAPRDYLSTFMKLGTIALLFIGVVVAAPTLKMEGVTEFAGEGTGPVFAGSLFPFVFITIACGALSGFHSLISSGTTPKMVQKETQIRMIGYGSMLMESSVAIVAMIAACVLDPGLYFAMNSAPTVIGETAQSASQAIQGFGYEITPAALQAAADSVEESTLLSRTGGAPTFAIGVSEIFSDVTGDSLKAFWYHFAIMFEALFILTALDAGTRVGRFMLQDTLGNIYKPLKRVSWWPGLIATSAVVVGLWGYFLWVGVNDPLGGINQLFPLFGITNQLLGAVALTICTTLLIKSGRLKWAWVTGIPLIWVAVVTLTASWQKVFSDDPRVGFFAQGDVAQEGIDSGKLSGQELEDAETIVTNTTVDGVLSAVFALLVVVVILDAARVCVKSLRNPESVVSHEEPYHESSYVAPAQLIATKEEKQELAAAGLGSGGGFKPGAGGGARDGGGS, encoded by the coding sequence ATGACTGTGCAAGCACCCCCGGATGTGCCCAAAAAGCCACGTCCGGAACCGAAGAGCGTGATCCTGTGGACCGCCGTGGCCCTGGTGGGCGCCGTCGGCTGGACCATGCTGGCGCTCTCCCGGGGCGAGGAGGTCTCGGCGGCCTGGATGGTGGCCGCGGCCCTCGGCTCGTACGCCATCGGCTACCGCTTCTACTCGAAGTTCATCGCCTACCGCGTGCTCAAGGCCGACAAGAACCGCGCCACCCCCGCCGAACGGCTCGACAACGGCATCGACTTCCAGCCGACCGACCGCAGGGTCCTCCTCGGCCACCACTTCGCCGCGATCTCCGGCGCGGGCCCGCTTGTCGGCCCGGTGCTGGCGGCGCAGATGGGCTTCCTGCCGGGCACGATCTGGATCGTCGCCGGCGTGATCTTCGCGGGCGCGGTCCAGGACATGGTGGTGCTCTTCTTCTCCACCCGCCGCAACGGCCGTTCGCTCGGCCAGATGGCGCGCGAGGAGATCGGCCCGGTCGGCGGCGCCGCCGCGCTGCTCGCCGTCTTCGCGATCATGATCATCCTGCTGGCGGTGCTGGCGCTGGTCATCGTCAACGCGCTGGCGGAGTCCCCCTGGGGCACGTTCTCCATCGGCATGACGATCCCGATCGCCCTGTTCATGGGCTTCTACCTGCGTATGATCCGGCCCGGCCGGGTCGCGGAGGTGTCGCTGATCGGCATCGCCCTGCTGCTGCTCGCGCTGGTCGCGGGCCGCTGGGTGGCCGAGTCCTCGCTCGCGGACACGTTCACGCTGAGCAAGGAGTCGCTGGTCATCTGGATGGTCATCTACGCCTTCATCGCCTCGGTGCTGCCGGTGTGGATGCTGCTCGCGCCGCGCGACTACCTGTCGACGTTCATGAAGCTCGGCACCATCGCGCTGCTGTTCATCGGCGTGGTCGTGGCCGCGCCGACGCTGAAGATGGAGGGCGTCACCGAATTCGCGGGTGAGGGCACGGGACCGGTCTTCGCCGGCTCGCTCTTCCCGTTCGTCTTCATCACCATCGCCTGCGGCGCCCTGTCCGGCTTCCACTCCCTCATCTCCTCCGGCACCACGCCCAAGATGGTGCAGAAGGAGACGCAGATCCGGATGATCGGCTACGGCTCCATGCTGATGGAGTCCTCCGTGGCGATCGTGGCGATGATCGCCGCCTGTGTGCTGGACCCGGGGCTGTACTTCGCGATGAACTCGGCGCCCACGGTGATCGGCGAGACCGCGCAGTCGGCGTCGCAGGCGATCCAGGGCTTCGGGTACGAGATCACGCCGGCGGCCCTGCAAGCGGCGGCCGACTCCGTCGAGGAGTCGACGCTGCTGTCCCGTACCGGCGGCGCGCCGACGTTCGCGATCGGTGTCTCGGAGATCTTCTCCGATGTGACCGGGGACAGTCTCAAGGCGTTCTGGTACCACTTCGCGATCATGTTCGAGGCGCTCTTCATCCTCACCGCGCTGGACGCGGGCACCCGGGTGGGCCGCTTCATGCTCCAGGACACCCTCGGCAACATCTACAAGCCGCTCAAGCGCGTCAGTTGGTGGCCGGGGCTCATCGCCACCAGCGCGGTCGTCGTGGGCCTGTGGGGCTACTTCCTGTGGGTCGGCGTCAACGACCCCCTGGGCGGCATCAACCAGCTCTTCCCGCTCTTCGGCATCACCAACCAACTGCTCGGCGCGGTCGCGCTGACGATCTGCACCACGCTGCTGATCAAGTCGGGGCGGCTGAAGTGGGCGTGGGTGACGGGCATCCCGCTGATCTGGGTCGCCGTGGTCACGCTCACCGCGAGCTGGCAGAAGGTGTTCTCCGACGACCCGCGGGTCGGCTTCTTCGCCCAGGGCGACGTGGCGCAGGAGGGCATCGACTCCGGCAAGCTGTCCGGCCAGGAGCTGGAGGACGCCGAGACGATCGTCACCAACACCACGGTCGACGGGGTGCTGTCGGCGGTCTTCGCGCTGCTGGTGGTCGTCGTGATCCTGGACGCGGCCCGGGTGTGCGTGAAGTCGCTGCGCAACCCGGAGTCCGTCGTCAGCCACGAGGAGCCGTACCACGAGTCGTCGTACGTCGCACCGGCGCAACTGATCGCGACCAAGGAGGAGAAGCAGGAGCTGGCCGCGGCCGGGCTGGGCAGCGGCGGCGGGTTCAAGCCGGGTGCCGGCGGCGGCGCGCGGGACGGAGGCGGGTCATGA